A genomic region of Runella rosea contains the following coding sequences:
- a CDS encoding thiamine pyrophosphate-dependent enzyme: MIENELATDFIALTRQGILNDYRLVCESRQASLLGRKDVMGGRAKFGIFGDGKELAQVAMSKVFHKGDFRSGYYRDQTIVAALGNLTWQQYFSQLYGHADVAFDPHTAGRSMNNHYTTRFLDENGLWKSQVDTYNHINDLAPTAGQIPRSVGLAYASKLYRQNEELWSMTHFSRKGNEITFGTIGDASTSQGMFWETMNAAGVLQVPLLMSVWDDGFGISVPVEYQTTKGSISKALAGLQRHEEEAGIEIFTVKAWDYVGLLETYRKAEEICRRDHVPVLVHVQEVTQPQGHSSSGTHTRYKSAERLEWEKNWDCNRKFKEWILNNGYANEDELDEIDEQAKKLIRNQRNDAWKAYNEAIVKEQKEALTLIEAAVQESRFKEELLQLIDEVQREFVPLHRYNTTAVRKTLRILRSENIPAKKALADWLKKNTEINHDRFSSYVYSQSPESPLKIVPVAPIYDDESPFVDGREVVRANFGALFANDPRIVALGEDVGKIGDVNQGFAGLQELFGELRITDTGIRETTIIGQGIGLAIRGLKPIVEIQYFDYVFYALATLTDDLASLHYRTKGGQKAPVIIRTRGHRLEGIWHSGSPMASVIHSLRGLHVCVPRNLTQAAGMYNTLLRGDDPALVVEPLNGYRLKERMPSNPGEFCVPLGQIEVLREGTDVTIVTYGSMCRIVLEAAEELAQTGISAEVIDVQTLLPFDVDHQILKSIKKTNRVIFADEDMPGGGSGYMMQQVLDEQNAYKWLDSAPRCVSAKPHRPAYSSDGDYFSKPNVEDIFEAVYQLISEASPDQYPEFC, translated from the coding sequence GTGATAGAGAACGAACTCGCGACCGACTTTATTGCCCTTACGCGTCAAGGGATTCTGAACGATTATCGTTTGGTATGTGAAAGCCGACAAGCCAGCTTATTGGGTCGAAAGGATGTGATGGGAGGACGTGCTAAGTTTGGTATTTTTGGCGATGGAAAAGAGTTGGCGCAGGTCGCAATGTCGAAGGTGTTTCATAAAGGAGATTTTCGTTCGGGTTATTATCGTGACCAAACCATTGTAGCAGCACTGGGAAATCTCACCTGGCAGCAATATTTTTCTCAATTGTACGGACATGCCGATGTGGCCTTTGACCCGCATACGGCTGGGCGTTCGATGAACAATCATTATACAACCCGTTTTCTGGACGAGAACGGCCTTTGGAAATCACAAGTAGATACCTATAATCACATCAATGATCTTGCCCCTACCGCAGGGCAAATTCCGCGCTCGGTGGGTTTGGCCTATGCGTCCAAACTTTACCGACAAAATGAAGAACTCTGGTCGATGACCCATTTTTCGCGGAAAGGCAACGAAATTACCTTTGGCACCATCGGCGACGCCTCTACCTCACAGGGGATGTTTTGGGAAACCATGAACGCGGCGGGAGTATTGCAGGTACCGCTGTTGATGTCGGTTTGGGATGATGGCTTCGGAATTTCGGTACCTGTGGAGTACCAAACCACCAAAGGTAGTATCTCAAAAGCCCTAGCCGGGCTCCAGCGCCACGAAGAGGAAGCGGGGATTGAAATTTTTACGGTCAAAGCGTGGGATTATGTTGGTCTGCTGGAAACCTACCGTAAAGCAGAAGAGATTTGTCGTCGCGACCACGTGCCTGTGCTCGTCCACGTGCAAGAAGTGACTCAGCCACAAGGACATTCCTCTTCGGGCACGCACACTCGTTACAAGTCAGCAGAGCGGCTTGAATGGGAAAAAAATTGGGATTGTAACCGTAAGTTTAAAGAATGGATTCTAAACAACGGCTACGCCAACGAAGATGAGCTGGACGAAATAGACGAACAAGCAAAAAAACTTATTCGGAATCAAAGAAATGATGCGTGGAAAGCCTACAATGAAGCCATTGTAAAAGAGCAGAAAGAAGCCTTGACGCTCATTGAGGCGGCGGTTCAAGAAAGCCGTTTCAAAGAGGAACTACTCCAACTTATTGACGAAGTACAGCGGGAGTTTGTGCCCCTTCACCGATACAATACCACTGCCGTTCGAAAAACACTCCGCATACTGCGTTCTGAAAATATACCCGCCAAAAAGGCACTGGCAGATTGGCTCAAAAAAAATACTGAAATCAACCACGACCGATTCAGCTCTTACGTTTACAGTCAGTCTCCCGAATCTCCGTTAAAAATTGTACCCGTTGCTCCTATTTACGACGACGAATCGCCGTTTGTCGACGGGCGGGAAGTAGTACGTGCCAATTTTGGGGCGTTATTTGCTAATGACCCCCGAATCGTAGCTTTGGGTGAAGACGTGGGCAAAATCGGCGATGTGAACCAAGGATTTGCGGGCCTACAAGAATTATTTGGTGAGTTGCGAATTACTGATACCGGCATTCGCGAAACCACCATCATCGGCCAAGGCATTGGCTTGGCCATTCGTGGGTTAAAACCCATCGTTGAAATTCAGTACTTTGACTACGTATTTTATGCATTAGCCACCCTCACCGACGACTTGGCTTCGCTGCACTACCGAACCAAAGGCGGTCAAAAAGCCCCCGTCATTATCCGAACACGCGGCCACCGTCTGGAAGGAATATGGCACTCTGGCTCTCCCATGGCATCCGTTATTCACAGTCTCCGTGGCCTTCATGTGTGCGTACCCCGCAACCTTACCCAAGCCGCAGGAATGTACAACACCTTACTGCGCGGCGACGACCCCGCACTGGTGGTAGAGCCACTTAATGGCTACCGGCTCAAAGAGCGTATGCCTTCCAATCCAGGAGAATTCTGCGTTCCACTCGGGCAGATTGAAGTGTTGCGTGAAGGAACGGATGTAACCATTGTAACCTATGGCTCCATGTGTCGCATTGTGTTGGAAGCCGCCGAGGAGCTCGCCCAAACGGGAATTAGTGCTGAGGTTATCGACGTACAGACATTACTCCCCTTTGACGTTGACCATCAAATTCTCAAATCCATCAAAAAGACAAATCGGGTTATTTTTGCCGACGAAGATATGCCCGGCGGTGGCAGTGGATACATGATGCAGCAAGTGTTGGATGAACAGAATGCCTACAAATGGCTTGACTCGGCCCCACGATGCGTATCGGCCAAACCCCACCGCCCTGCTTACAGCTCCGACGGGGATTATTTTTCAAAACCAAATGTGGAAGATATTTTTGAAGCAGTGTATCAATTAATCAGTGAAGCTTCTCCAGACCAGTACCCTGAGTTTTGTTGA
- a CDS encoding phosphosulfolactate synthase: protein MNFKLSQVPERTSKPRQFGLTMVMDKGLSIRQIEDMLDISAPHIDIVKLGWATSFVTPNLKDKIAVYKSAGIPVYFGGTLFEAFVVRNQFEDYRRLIDEYGLEYAEVSDGSVDMPEEIKCDFIKVLAEQVKVLSEVGSKDETKIIPPYKWIQLMKAELEAGAWKVIGEARESGNVGLFRSSGEVRQGLVEEILTQVPNKDIIWEAPQKAQQVWFVKLLGANVNLGNIAPNEIIPLETIRLGLRGDTFAHFLNDKTRKRWKLTK, encoded by the coding sequence ATGAATTTTAAACTATCTCAGGTCCCCGAGCGCACCAGTAAACCTCGTCAATTTGGGTTAACCATGGTCATGGACAAAGGGCTAAGCATCCGTCAAATTGAAGATATGCTTGATATTTCAGCCCCGCACATCGACATCGTCAAACTGGGCTGGGCTACTTCGTTTGTTACTCCTAATTTGAAAGATAAGATAGCTGTCTATAAAAGTGCTGGAATCCCAGTATACTTCGGAGGAACCTTATTTGAAGCCTTTGTGGTTCGCAATCAATTTGAAGACTACCGCCGTTTGATTGACGAATACGGCTTAGAGTACGCAGAAGTCTCTGATGGCTCGGTAGACATGCCCGAAGAAATCAAATGTGATTTTATTAAAGTCCTTGCCGAACAGGTAAAGGTACTCTCGGAAGTAGGTTCAAAAGATGAAACCAAAATCATTCCTCCCTACAAGTGGATTCAACTCATGAAAGCCGAACTTGAAGCAGGTGCTTGGAAAGTAATTGGCGAGGCCCGTGAATCTGGAAACGTGGGTTTGTTCCGCTCCAGTGGTGAAGTACGGCAAGGTTTAGTGGAGGAAATTTTAACTCAAGTTCCCAACAAAGACATCATTTGGGAAGCCCCTCAAAAAGCCCAACAAGTGTGGTTTGTCAAACTTCTTGGGGCCAATGTCAACCTGGGTAATATCGCTCCTAATGAAATTATTCCGCTCGAAACCATTCGTTTGGGCCTTCGCGGCGACACATTCGCCCATTTTCTTAACGACAAAACGCGTAAGCGTTGGAAGTTAACAAAGTAA
- a CDS encoding DUF1573 domain-containing protein yields MKKFLSFFVAILVFSAASYAQKGVVKFAKIEHDFAKIEQGKPVSHVFEFTNTGTDPVVLGNVTASCGCTTPEWTREPVMPGKKGSIKATFNAGVMGPFNKTVTVPSNAENGTLYLTLKGEVVASKAPEAKKGK; encoded by the coding sequence ATGAAAAAGTTTCTTTCATTTTTCGTAGCAATTTTGGTATTCAGCGCAGCAAGCTACGCGCAAAAGGGAGTCGTAAAGTTCGCCAAAATCGAGCATGATTTTGCCAAAATCGAACAGGGTAAGCCCGTAAGCCATGTATTTGAGTTTACCAATACTGGCACTGATCCCGTCGTTTTAGGAAACGTAACGGCATCATGCGGTTGTACCACTCCAGAATGGACGCGTGAGCCTGTAATGCCTGGCAAAAAAGGGTCAATCAAAGCTACGTTTAATGCAGGCGTAATGGGACCTTTCAACAAAACCGTAACGGTTCCGAGCAATGCTGAAAATGGCACTTTATACTTAACCCTTAAAGGGGAAGTGGTGGCCAGCAAAGCACCTGAAGCAAAGAAAGGCAAGTAG
- a CDS encoding DedA family protein codes for MEILAQILDFFLHLDKHLADIINEYGTLTYLILFLIVFTETGLVVMPLLPGDSLLFATGALAASTGALNPWIVIPLLIVAALMGDNVNYFVGKFLGSTIKKRERILFFKREYLEQTEEFYAKHGGKTVIMARFIPIVRTIAPFVAGAGSMTYSKYILFCIIGAILWVPSLTMLGYFFGNLDFVKKNFELVIFGIIGLSVLPMVWQFAKSKLSSSNKTTA; via the coding sequence ATGGAAATTCTCGCGCAAATTTTAGACTTTTTTTTACACCTCGATAAGCACCTCGCCGACATCATCAACGAATACGGTACCCTTACCTATTTGATTCTGTTTTTGATTGTCTTTACCGAAACTGGCTTGGTAGTTATGCCACTCCTTCCCGGCGATTCACTTTTATTTGCAACAGGCGCTTTAGCAGCCTCTACGGGAGCGCTTAATCCTTGGATTGTCATTCCTTTGCTGATTGTAGCGGCGTTGATGGGGGATAATGTAAATTACTTTGTTGGAAAATTCTTGGGAAGTACCATCAAGAAACGAGAACGAATCTTGTTTTTCAAGCGTGAATATTTGGAACAAACAGAAGAGTTCTACGCCAAGCACGGCGGCAAAACCGTCATCATGGCCCGTTTTATTCCAATTGTCCGCACCATTGCTCCTTTTGTGGCGGGTGCCGGTAGCATGACCTATTCTAAATACATCCTCTTTTGTATCATCGGAGCTATCCTTTGGGTGCCTTCCCTTACCATGTTGGGTTACTTTTTTGGAAATTTAGACTTTGTCAAGAAGAACTTCGAATTGGTCATCTTCGGGATAATTGGTCTTTCCGTTTTGCCGATGGTGTGGCAATTCGCCAAATCGAAATTGTCCTCATCCAATAAAACGACCGCCTAA
- a CDS encoding efflux RND transporter periplasmic adaptor subunit, translated as MAKKSSSRLWWILGGVVVALGAGLLIAKQQGWIGKVKPTEVEFAKVKKIDIIERVSASGRVQPEVEVKISPDVPGEIIGLYVEEGDSVVKGQLLAKIRPDNYDALLARAQAAVNSSKAEVERSKASLAQSNAQLIRAKADYERNKKLQADKIVSDADLERSEADYGVALQNVEAAKAAISASKFNVQSSEAALRDAAENLRKTTIYAPQSGTISKLNVELGDRVVGTSQMAGTEMMRIANLNNMEVRVDVNENDIVRVHLGDTVDIEVDSYAERKFMGIVTEIANTANGMATTSASSGSTDAVTEFEVKIKILNSSYRDLMVNRSKKSYPFKPGMTAAVEIITDRKGGVLSVPIAAVTTRGKEEEEKKEGPDAPPAPAEPEQKNKKEEKLKELVFVNDKGKAVTREVTTGISDFENIEILSGLKEGEEIISGPFIEVSKRLKNGTLVIKKVIKKETKEEDKAVN; from the coding sequence ATGGCTAAGAAATCTTCTTCTCGTTTATGGTGGATACTCGGAGGCGTTGTGGTAGCATTGGGGGCGGGGTTGCTAATCGCTAAGCAACAAGGTTGGATTGGGAAAGTCAAACCGACCGAAGTAGAATTTGCCAAAGTAAAAAAGATAGACATCATTGAACGCGTGAGTGCTTCGGGTCGGGTGCAGCCAGAGGTAGAAGTAAAAATCAGCCCAGACGTACCAGGCGAAATCATCGGTCTCTACGTAGAAGAAGGCGACTCGGTGGTAAAAGGGCAATTGCTCGCCAAAATCCGCCCCGACAACTACGATGCGTTGTTGGCCCGTGCGCAGGCTGCGGTCAATTCTAGCAAAGCGGAAGTAGAACGCTCCAAAGCCTCACTGGCCCAATCCAATGCGCAATTGATTCGGGCAAAAGCCGATTATGAGCGTAATAAAAAATTACAAGCCGATAAAATTGTTTCGGACGCCGACCTTGAAAGAAGTGAGGCTGACTATGGGGTAGCATTGCAAAACGTAGAAGCTGCCAAAGCCGCTATTTCGGCCTCTAAATTCAACGTTCAAAGCTCCGAAGCCGCCTTGCGCGATGCGGCCGAGAACCTCCGTAAAACAACCATCTACGCCCCACAAAGCGGAACGATTTCTAAACTGAACGTCGAACTTGGAGACCGTGTGGTAGGTACGTCGCAGATGGCTGGTACGGAAATGATGCGTATCGCCAACCTCAACAACATGGAAGTGAGGGTGGATGTAAATGAAAACGATATTGTGCGGGTTCATCTCGGCGACACCGTTGACATTGAAGTTGACTCTTATGCCGAGCGAAAATTTATGGGGATAGTGACCGAAATTGCCAATACAGCCAATGGAATGGCTACAACATCGGCCAGCTCAGGCTCAACCGATGCCGTCACCGAGTTTGAAGTAAAAATCAAAATTCTGAACTCATCATACCGAGATTTGATGGTGAACCGCTCCAAAAAATCGTATCCTTTCAAACCTGGTATGACGGCCGCTGTTGAAATCATCACCGACCGTAAAGGGGGCGTACTTTCGGTTCCGATTGCCGCCGTTACCACCCGAGGCAAAGAGGAAGAGGAGAAAAAAGAAGGCCCCGACGCACCTCCGGCCCCTGCCGAGCCTGAGCAAAAGAACAAAAAAGAGGAAAAACTCAAAGAACTTGTTTTTGTGAATGACAAAGGCAAAGCCGTGACCAGAGAAGTGACCACGGGCATTAGTGATTTTGAAAACATCGAAATCTTATCGGGCCTAAAAGAAGGGGAAGAAATTATTTCTGGGCCGTTTATAGAAGTATCCAAACGCCTTAAAAACGGCACGCTGGTTATCAAAAAGGTAATAAAGAAAGAAACAAAAGAAGAAGATAAGGCTGTAAACTAA
- a CDS encoding MlaD family protein, translated as MKISKEAKVGILAIVTIAMLYFGFNFLKGSDFFSTTHKYYVLYDNVGSLQPSNPIKLNGVAVGIVKATELLQERGNAVLVTLDINRNIILTKGTKAMLTSELLGGSALMLQIPSGAPRLNEGDTLLAETEKGIQSLLQEKALPVVKNADSLIVSLNKIINQFDQTGYALNKLLTTTDQTAMGINALVDQNRQTIAATMANINALSASLIETEKGMKPILSNLLTTTDSLKALRLGQTLAQANAAVATLQKSLTALEQGQGTAGKLLKDQALYDNLNRTIVSVNKLMTNFRQYPKRYVNVSVFSKKDKGPADSPADTTLKY; from the coding sequence ATGAAAATATCAAAAGAAGCAAAAGTTGGTATATTAGCAATTGTCACCATAGCGATGCTGTATTTTGGCTTCAATTTCTTAAAAGGTTCGGACTTCTTTTCAACAACCCATAAATACTACGTACTATACGACAACGTAGGTTCCCTCCAACCTTCCAACCCCATCAAACTCAACGGTGTTGCTGTAGGTATTGTGAAAGCAACGGAGTTGCTACAAGAGCGAGGAAACGCCGTTTTAGTAACGCTCGATATTAATCGGAACATCATTTTAACCAAAGGAACCAAAGCAATGCTTACCTCAGAATTGCTCGGAGGAAGTGCTTTGATGCTTCAGATTCCGTCGGGTGCACCTCGCCTCAACGAAGGGGATACTTTGTTGGCCGAAACCGAAAAAGGAATTCAGTCGTTGTTGCAAGAAAAAGCGTTACCAGTCGTCAAAAATGCCGATTCGCTGATTGTAAGCCTCAACAAAATCATTAACCAATTTGACCAGACGGGCTATGCCCTCAACAAATTGTTGACCACGACCGATCAAACGGCCATGGGAATAAACGCATTGGTAGACCAAAATCGGCAGACAATCGCCGCTACTATGGCCAATATCAATGCTTTGTCAGCTTCTTTGATTGAGACTGAAAAAGGAATGAAGCCCATTCTTAGTAATCTACTGACTACTACCGATTCGCTGAAAGCCCTTCGACTAGGCCAGACGTTGGCGCAGGCCAATGCCGCCGTGGCAACGCTCCAAAAATCGCTTACGGCGCTCGAACAAGGTCAGGGAACGGCGGGTAAATTATTGAAAGATCAAGCCTTGTACGATAACCTGAACCGTACGATTGTGAGTGTCAATAAATTAATGACCAATTTTCGTCAATACCCCAAGCGATACGTAAATGTATCGGTATTTAGCAAAAAGGACAAAGGCCCTGCTGATAGCCCTGCCGATACTACTTTAAAGTATTAG
- a CDS encoding serine hydrolase domain-containing protein, protein MFKTGIILALIVAFSCNNTADQHHAASLQNALADCVTDANLTPEQISKIRTRIKADQKTASLDSIFRRKYKLERFNGNVLIAQQGVVLYRNSFGYAQIEHKDTMRSESKFQLASLSKTFTAVAILKLYEEGKLKLEDSIQKFIPQFPYSGIQIKSLLSHRSGLPNYAYVLTDSVRKRNPYPCNDDIVRWYCAVKPKLYNTPNRNFSYSNTNYALLATIVEKVSGLKFEDYLRQYIFKPLGMKDTYLITSRNDSLNLYRTTGYQYNRRLPKDNFDDVVGDKGVYSTMDDVLRWYSGLSGGCVLRPETMKEAFTPRSFERHGIKNYGYGFRMHVNEATREPKYVYHTGWWKGYNTLMWFSPKNKFVIIILSNRYNRSIYQIKPILEVLEGKSKVEEGVEEELF, encoded by the coding sequence ATGTTTAAAACCGGTATCATTCTCGCCTTAATTGTTGCGTTTTCCTGTAATAACACGGCCGACCAGCACCATGCCGCTTCCCTTCAAAATGCACTGGCCGATTGTGTCACTGATGCAAACCTGACCCCAGAACAGATTTCTAAAATTCGGACGCGTATCAAGGCAGATCAAAAAACGGCGAGTTTGGATTCGATTTTTCGGCGAAAGTACAAGTTGGAGCGTTTTAACGGGAATGTTCTGATTGCCCAACAAGGCGTAGTGCTTTATCGAAACTCCTTTGGATATGCACAAATTGAACACAAAGATACGATGCGCTCTGAGTCCAAATTCCAGTTGGCATCGCTTTCCAAGACCTTTACGGCGGTGGCCATTCTGAAATTGTACGAAGAAGGCAAGCTAAAACTGGAGGATTCTATTCAAAAATTTATTCCGCAATTTCCCTATTCTGGTATTCAGATTAAGTCCCTATTGTCGCACCGCAGTGGCCTGCCCAACTATGCGTATGTGCTCACCGACAGCGTACGCAAGCGAAATCCTTATCCTTGCAACGACGACATTGTACGATGGTATTGTGCCGTGAAACCTAAATTATACAACACACCCAATCGGAACTTCAGTTACAGCAACACGAATTATGCCCTCTTGGCCACCATTGTAGAAAAAGTATCAGGCTTAAAATTTGAAGACTACCTGCGGCAGTATATCTTCAAACCCCTCGGAATGAAAGACACGTATTTGATTACGAGTCGTAACGATTCCTTAAATTTATACCGTACCACGGGCTATCAATACAACCGTCGTTTACCCAAGGATAATTTTGACGATGTAGTGGGAGATAAGGGCGTATATTCCACCATGGATGATGTATTGCGTTGGTATTCAGGTCTTAGTGGTGGTTGTGTTTTGCGTCCAGAAACCATGAAAGAGGCTTTTACTCCCCGGAGTTTTGAGCGTCATGGCATCAAAAATTATGGATATGGCTTCCGGATGCATGTAAACGAAGCTACGCGTGAGCCTAAGTACGTCTACCATACTGGCTGGTGGAAAGGCTATAATACATTGATGTGGTTTAGTCCTAAAAACAAGTTTGTCATCATCATTCTCAGCAACCGTTACAATCGGAGCATCTACCAAATCAAACCTATTTTGGAGGTGTTGGAAGGTAAAAGTAAAGTAGAAGAAGGCGTAGAGGAAGAGCTTTTTTAG
- a CDS encoding serine hydrolase produces the protein MKYFFAFIAIGWIFPAFSQKPSAARLKEAIQAKLSGIEGNFGIAFKDLQSNQTLFINEKENFHAASTMKTPVMIEVFKQAKEGKFKLTDSILVKNEFKSIVDGSTFSLDISDDSADGMYKMIGKKMTIYDLTYQMIIVSSNLATNILIDLVDAKKANATMRDFGAKDIQVVRGVEDSKAFQLGMNNSVTAYDLMVIFEKIARKKAIDRTSSEGMTDILFDQKFNEIIPAKLPKEVKVAHKTGSITGVQHDSGIVFLPDGRKYVLILLSKNLKDPKAGVRTLADVSEMIYDFVK, from the coding sequence ATGAAATACTTTTTTGCTTTCATTGCGATCGGATGGATATTCCCCGCTTTTTCCCAAAAGCCTTCTGCTGCACGCCTCAAAGAAGCTATTCAAGCTAAACTGTCAGGTATAGAAGGTAATTTTGGTATAGCCTTCAAAGATTTGCAATCAAATCAAACGTTGTTTATCAACGAAAAGGAAAACTTTCATGCGGCCAGTACGATGAAAACGCCCGTGATGATTGAGGTTTTTAAGCAAGCAAAAGAGGGTAAATTCAAGCTTACCGATTCAATTTTGGTCAAAAACGAGTTTAAAAGCATCGTGGATGGCTCAACTTTCAGCCTCGACATAAGCGACGACAGTGCCGACGGGATGTACAAAATGATTGGTAAAAAAATGACCATTTACGACCTGACGTACCAAATGATTATCGTCAGCAGTAATCTAGCCACCAACATTCTGATTGATTTGGTGGATGCAAAGAAAGCCAACGCTACCATGCGCGACTTTGGCGCAAAGGACATTCAGGTAGTGCGTGGCGTAGAAGATAGTAAAGCGTTTCAGCTCGGAATGAACAACTCCGTAACGGCGTATGATTTGATGGTGATTTTTGAGAAAATCGCCAGAAAAAAAGCCATTGACCGCACTTCCTCGGAGGGCATGACAGATATTTTATTTGACCAAAAATTCAACGAAATCATTCCAGCCAAACTGCCCAAAGAAGTAAAAGTAGCGCATAAAACAGGCTCTATCACGGGAGTGCAGCACGATTCAGGGATTGTATTTTTGCCCGACGGACGCAAATACGTCCTTATACTGCTATCCAAGAACCTAAAAGACCCCAAAGCGGGCGTACGAACATTGGCCGATGTTTCGGAGATGATTTACGATTTTGTAAAATAG
- a CDS encoding OmpA family protein, with the protein MKRFFCFFLFCFVGFTSGFAQNEFEVGIEVKDKYTKRILIPIISVLAPNSPTELAGQMNYDRYVITAKPDINYLIVVAFQEYKTYRQTHTFTKSTTNDRTLLTIELEPLVPPKNAITEPQKSQEPPKPTQTSPATIVSAPSKQELTFQAVDALTGKPIAAEFLLTNDLKESYSGTTRATDATFSARVSLQPRPYTLTVNANGYRSHTSKLSVSAPSPENQPVQIIKLFKGNIVLRIKVLEEQTGKPILATLRIVSEGDDRELFNQKNSFNGQIPISLNPNGSYRIEAEAKGYMPFRKKLEKAVETLSETTPLTIRLSKIGDIFLNLSAVNASSGQRVAATFKITASLTGQVTQRKSALPIKHKIVEPDIYQIETIAPGFAPLKGEIDAEEIGVGQVFNYEAKLVPTTKQPATNAPLETFRFAILDGQSQKPVPNARLKIINTATQKVIAAKPTGQYRETRLKTDQTYLIEIEAKGYEKTTMQMAAAEWVNRGEFLTNISLVPIIKTTATPPNRVINEKIFDNIKAGQSVSIEDNIYFDQSSYILRTEAYGQLLRLAAVMTKNPDIIIEIVGHTDNVGDARLNKILSEQRAKVIANFLGNEGINESRLIYRGEGGTKPIAPNDTDENRRRNRRVQFLIK; encoded by the coding sequence ATGAAGCGATTTTTTTGCTTTTTTCTGTTCTGTTTTGTCGGTTTTACTTCAGGCTTTGCCCAAAATGAATTTGAAGTAGGCATTGAAGTGAAAGATAAGTACACCAAGCGCATTCTTATCCCAATTATATCGGTTTTGGCCCCAAATAGCCCCACAGAGCTTGCTGGGCAGATGAATTATGATCGGTACGTAATAACTGCAAAACCCGATATAAACTACCTGATAGTGGTGGCTTTTCAGGAATACAAGACCTACCGCCAAACCCATACATTTACCAAAAGTACTACCAACGATAGAACACTTCTGACGATTGAATTGGAACCGCTAGTGCCACCCAAAAATGCCATAACCGAACCTCAAAAATCACAGGAACCGCCCAAACCTACCCAAACATCTCCCGCTACCATCGTTTCTGCTCCTTCCAAACAAGAACTCACGTTTCAGGCAGTCGATGCCCTGACAGGCAAGCCAATTGCGGCGGAATTTTTGCTCACCAACGACCTAAAAGAAAGCTATTCGGGCACAACTCGTGCGACGGATGCTACGTTTTCAGCCCGCGTATCCCTCCAACCCCGCCCATATACCCTCACCGTGAACGCAAACGGTTATCGAAGTCACACATCTAAACTCTCCGTTTCTGCGCCTTCACCAGAAAATCAACCCGTACAAATCATTAAATTATTCAAGGGTAATATTGTTTTAAGAATCAAAGTCTTGGAAGAGCAAACGGGCAAGCCCATTCTCGCCACGCTCCGGATTGTGAGTGAGGGCGATGACCGTGAATTATTTAACCAAAAAAATTCTTTCAACGGACAAATACCCATTTCACTAAACCCTAACGGAAGTTACCGGATAGAAGCCGAAGCAAAAGGCTACATGCCGTTTCGAAAAAAACTAGAAAAAGCTGTAGAAACACTCAGTGAAACAACGCCATTAACCATACGGCTGTCGAAAATCGGCGATATTTTTCTAAACCTTTCGGCCGTAAATGCCTCTAGTGGACAACGAGTTGCGGCCACTTTTAAAATTACCGCCTCCCTGACTGGACAAGTAACCCAGCGAAAGAGTGCATTGCCTATCAAACATAAAATTGTGGAACCCGATATTTACCAAATCGAAACCATCGCGCCTGGTTTCGCTCCTTTAAAAGGAGAAATTGACGCCGAAGAGATTGGTGTTGGACAAGTGTTTAATTACGAGGCCAAACTTGTACCAACCACCAAACAACCCGCTACCAACGCTCCTTTAGAAACCTTTCGTTTTGCCATTTTGGACGGCCAAAGTCAAAAACCAGTGCCGAACGCGCGATTAAAAATTATCAATACAGCCACTCAAAAGGTGATTGCGGCCAAACCAACAGGACAATACAGAGAAACAAGACTGAAAACGGACCAAACTTATCTAATTGAGATTGAAGCCAAAGGCTACGAAAAAACAACCATGCAGATGGCAGCGGCAGAATGGGTCAATCGAGGTGAGTTTTTGACCAATATCTCGCTTGTTCCCATCATTAAAACCACTGCCACCCCTCCAAATCGGGTCATCAACGAAAAGATTTTTGACAATATCAAAGCGGGTCAATCAGTGAGCATTGAAGACAACATCTATTTTGACCAAAGCAGCTATATTCTTCGCACCGAAGCCTACGGTCAATTGCTACGTTTGGCCGCCGTCATGACCAAAAATCCCGACATTATTATTGAAATTGTAGGCCATACCGATAACGTGGGCGATGCTCGGCTGAACAAAATTCTTTCTGAGCAACGTGCAAAGGTCATTGCAAACTTTCTTGGCAATGAAGGTATCAATGAGTCTCGCCTTATCTACCGAGGCGAAGGCGGAACCAAACCCATTGCCCCCAATGATACCGACGAAAATCGCCGCCGCAACCGACGGGTGCAGTTTCTGATCAAGTAA